The following are from one region of the Platichthys flesus chromosome 2, fPlaFle2.1, whole genome shotgun sequence genome:
- the LOC133966468 gene encoding G-protein coupled receptor 61-like, with product MEPMWNSSHPPPQLVSNMSASSLPEGWALSQSLALLAMLLMDLLAVVGNAAVMLVIAKAPQLHKFAFVFHLCVVDLLAALVLMPLGMLSSRAFFGEALCRSYLFLSVCLVSAAILSISVINVERYYYIMHPMRYEVKMTVGLVASVLVGIWVKALAMSALPLLAWFLQGGRTPLLESSGVGGGGSGAVPSPPAQGHRRCSLHWTGGGSNRLAFMVLFTLVYFLCPILVILVVYCNVFKVARVAAMQHGPLPTWMDTPRRQRSESLSSRSTMVTSSGTGTGTDRATPQRPFGGGKAAAVLAAVGGQFLCCWLPYFTFHLYSALAASPPAALASLEEVVTWIGYFCFTSNPFFYGCLNRQIREELGKHLPCLFRRAGVDIEDRLPSREGSIEENFLQFLQGTGCNLDPQNSHSTSSPKGEACCPVTPSQPPEPAHPIPIDFRIPGQIAEETSEIIENEQGKNNHMYTEN from the coding sequence ATGGAACCGATGTGGAACTCGTCCCACCCGCCTCCACAGCTCGTATCCAACatgtctgcctcctctctgcccGAGGGCTGGGCTCTGTCCCAGTCGCTAGCCCTGCTGGCCATGCTGCTCATGGATCTGCTGGCGGTGGTGGGTAACGCGGCCGTCATGTTGGTCATTGCCAAGGCGCCACAGCTCCACAAGTTTGCCTTTGTCTTCCACCTGTGCGTGGTGGACCTGCTGGCAGCCCTGGTGCTGATGCCCCTTGGCATGCTTTCCAGCCGGGCGTTCTTCGGGGAGGCCCTGTGCAGGAGCTACCTCTTTCTCAGTGTGTGCCTGGTCAGCGCTGCCATCCTCTCCATCTCCGTCATCAACGTGGAGCGTTATTATTACATCATGCACCCCATGCGATATGAAGTAAAGATGACTGTTGGCCTGGTAGCGTCAGTGCTCGTGGGGATATGGGTCAAAGCCCTGGCCATGTCTGCGCTGCCGCTGCTTGCCTGGTTCTTGCAAGGTGGAAGAACGCCGCTTCTGGAGAGTAGTGGGGTTGGAGGGGGAGGAAGTGGGGCAGTCCCATCTCCACCTGCTCAGGGTCACAGGCGCTGCTCACTCCACTGGACGGGGGGAGGCTCAAACCGCTTGGCCTTTATGGTCCTCTTCACTCTGGTGTATTTCCTGTGTCCAATTCTGGTCATTCTTGTGGTGTACTGCAATGTCTTTAAAGTGGCTCGGGTAGCTGCCATGCAACACGGGCCTCTGCCAACCTGGATGGACACTCCTCGTCGCCAGCGGTCAGAGTCACTCAGCAGCCGTTCCACTATGGTTACCAGCTCtgggacggggacggggacagACAGAGCGACTCCACAGCGCCCCTTTGGGGGAGGAAAAGCTGCAGCTGTGTTAGCGGCAGTCGGGGGGCAATTCCTCTGTTGCTGGCTGCCCTACTTTACTTTCCACCTGTATTCAGCACTGGCTGCCAGCCCTCCAGCTGCACTGGCCTCTCTGGAGGAAGTGGTCACCTGGATCGGCTACTTCTGCTTCACCTCCAATCCCTTCTTCTACGGCTGCCTCAACAGACAGATCCGGGAGGAGCTGGGCAAACATCTTCCCTGTCTGTTTCGTCGAGCAGGGGTCGACATCGAGGACAGACTGCCCAGCCGCGAAGGATCCATCGAAGAGAATTTCCTCCAGTTTCTTCAGGGCACCGGCTGCAACTTGGATCCTCAAAACTCTCACAGCACCTCCAGCCCAAAGGGGGAGGCCTGCTGCCCTGTGACACCGTCCCAACCACCTGAGCCAGCACATCCCATACCCATTGATTTCCGTATCCCTGGACAAATTGCAGAGGAGACTTCAGAGATTATTGAGAATGAACAGGGGAAAAACAACCATATGTATACAGAAAACTAA